TCACCTATTTCCAGCAGGTCTGCGGCATCGAATGCTCGCCGGTCGCTGGCGAACTGACCTATGGCCTCGAACGCCTCGCCATGTATGTCCAGGGTGTCGACAATGTCTACGACCTGAACTTCAACGGCCGCGAAGGTGATGAGAAGATCAGCTATGGCGATGTCTTCCTGCAGGCCGAGCAGGAATACTCTCGCCACAATTTCGAATTCGCCAATACCGAGATGCTGCATCGCCACTTCGTCGATGCCGAGAAGGAATGCCGGGCGCTGCTCGATGCCGGCGCGCCTGCCGACAACGCCAACCAGCGCCTGCACAAATGCGTCTTCCCGGCCTATGACCAGTGCATCAAGGCCAGCCACGTCTTCAACCTGCTCGACGCCCGCGGCGTCATCTCCGTCACCGAGCGCCAGAGCTATATCCTGCGCGTGCGCACCCTCGCCAAGGCCTGCGGCGAAGCCTTCCTGCTGACCGACGCTGGCGGCATCAACCTGTCGAAAGAGGCGGCGTGACGCAAAAGCCTGCCAGCCGTATCGTCCATATCAACGGCTGGCCAGGCACTGGGAAGCTGACTGTCGGCCGTTTGCTGGCTGAAAGGCTCGGCGCGCGGCTCATCGACAATCACACGCTGCTCAATCCGGCCGAGGCTCTGTTCTCCCGCAGCGATCCGTTGCACGCATCGCTGCGCGGGCAGATCCGCCAGGCGTTTTTCGACCATGCCGTGCGCGCCAACCCGGCCGAAAGCTTCGTCTTCACCGATGCGCTCTCGGATGACGCAGATGATAGTGCGGTCTTCTCCTGGTATCGCGATCTGGCTGCCGCAAGAGGCGTTAATCTTGTGGCGATCCTGATCGATTGTGCGCCGGAAGAGAATGCCAGGCGCCTTGCCTCTCCCGGTCGGTCCGAGGCGCTCAAGCTGACGGATACGGCAACGCTGCAACGGTTGCGGGCAAACTATAAACTGCTGCGCGGACTGGCTGAACGCACCGTCGAAATCGACACGACAGGCCTTTCGCCGGCGCACACGATGGCCCGAATCCTCGAAGATAGCGGCGTTTGACGGCAACCGGGAAACCTGCGTAGTCTCCGCCCGGACATTACTTCGCTGCGGGGGATTCGCGATGTATATTGCACTTGGCGTCATCGTTCTGGTCGTGCTCTACGTCGTCTTTATCTACAACGGCCTGGTTCGCTCCCGGCAGATGGCGGAGGAAGCCTGGTCGGGCATCGACGTGCAGCTGAAGCGCCGCGCCGATCTGATCCCGAACTTGATCGAGACGGTCAAGGGTTATGCCGCCCATGAAAAGACCACGCTCGAAGAGGTGGTTTCGCTT
This Rhizobium sp. NZLR1 DNA region includes the following protein-coding sequences:
- a CDS encoding glycine--tRNA ligase subunit alpha, which gives rise to MSAMPDHMNPKRSFQALILTLHNYWADKGCAVLQPYDMEVGAGTFHPATTLRALGPKPWKAAYVQPSRRPSDGRYGENPNRLQHYYQYQVILKPNPANLQELYLGSLSAIGLDPLLHDIRFVEDDWESPTLGAWGLGWECWCDGMEVSQFTYFQQVCGIECSPVAGELTYGLERLAMYVQGVDNVYDLNFNGREGDEKISYGDVFLQAEQEYSRHNFEFANTEMLHRHFVDAEKECRALLDAGAPADNANQRLHKCVFPAYDQCIKASHVFNLLDARGVISVTERQSYILRVRTLAKACGEAFLLTDAGGINLSKEAA
- a CDS encoding AAA family ATPase, whose amino-acid sequence is MTQKPASRIVHINGWPGTGKLTVGRLLAERLGARLIDNHTLLNPAEALFSRSDPLHASLRGQIRQAFFDHAVRANPAESFVFTDALSDDADDSAVFSWYRDLAAARGVNLVAILIDCAPEENARRLASPGRSEALKLTDTATLQRLRANYKLLRGLAERTVEIDTTGLSPAHTMARILEDSGV